The following coding sequences are from one Hippopotamus amphibius kiboko isolate mHipAmp2 chromosome 9, mHipAmp2.hap2, whole genome shotgun sequence window:
- the HSPB1 gene encoding heat shock protein beta-1 — protein sequence MAERRVPFSLLRGPSWDPFRDWYPAHSRLFDQAFGMPRLPEEWSQWLSHSGWPGYVRPLPAAAIEGPAYSRALSRQLSSGVSEIQQTPDRWRVSLDVNHFAPEELTVKTKDGVVEITGKHEERQDEHGYISRCFTRKYTLPPGVDPTLVSSSLSPEGTLTVEAPLPKPATQSAEITIPVTFEARAQLGGPEAGKPEQPGNK from the exons ATGGCCGAGCGCCGAGTGCCCTTCTCGCTCCTGCGAGGCCCCAGCTGGGACCCTTTCCGCGACTGGTACCCGGCCCACAGCCGCCTCTTCGACCAGGCCTTCGGGATGCCCCGGCTGCCCGAGGAGTGGTCGCAGTGGCTGAGCCACAGCGGATGGCCCGGCTACGTGCGCCCGCTGCCCGCCGCCGCGATCGAGGGCCCCGCCTACAGCCGCGCGCTCAGCCGGCAGCTCAGCAGCGGCGTCTCGGAGATCCAGCAGACACCCGACCGCTGGCGCGTGTCCCTGGACGTCAACCACTTCGCCCCCGAGGAGCTGACGGTCAAGACCAAGGACGGCGTGGTGGAGATCACTG GCAAGCACGAAGAGCGGCAGGACGAGCACGGCTACATTTCCCGATGCTTCACTCGAAAATACAC GCTGCCCCCGGGTGTGGACCCCACCCTGgtctcctcctccctgtcccctgagGGCACGCTCACCGTGGAGGCCCCGTTGCCCAAGCCAGCCACCCAGTCGGCAGAGATCACCATCCCTGTCACCTTCGAGGCTCGTGCCCAGCTTGGGGGCCCAGAAGCTGGGAAGCCGGAACAGCCTGGAAACAAGTAA